A DNA window from Flavisolibacter ginsenosidimutans contains the following coding sequences:
- a CDS encoding glycoside hydrolase family 13 protein codes for MRKFFGIAICLCFINFLFAQQSVDVYPNHWWAGMKEQKLQLMIHSTNIAKQNLILQPYAGVKLVKVNTVENPNYVFVDLLVTPSAKAGSFDLKSGSNTINYELKPRRSGKGTQYAQGVTSSDFIYLIMPDRFSNGDYTNDTLSIYRDKKINRGDYFARHGGDIQGVISHLDYLKDLGVSTVWLTPVLENDMPNRTEHGYAITNHYKVDSRLGGDIAYKNLSDELHKRGMKLIQDAVYNHCGLYNFLIQDMPMKDWVHQWPSYTNTTYKDGPLMDVHASKRDEKIMSDGWFTPQMPDLNQSNPYVANFLIQNAIWCVEEFGVDGWRIDTYIYNDLDFMNRCNKALTDEYPKMTMFGETWVHGVLNQAYFTQNNLTNIRFKSNLIGTTDFQTNLYGIAPALTQAFGWTEGVNKLYQTLANDFVYQHPENEVVFLDNHDMSRFYSQVNEDLAKLKMGIGWLLTTRGIPEMYYGTEILLKGYSNPDGLVRSDFIGGWKEDAQNKFTSQERSDSENEVFNWTRTLANFRKNSPAIRTGKLMQFVPEDWVYVYFRYTDKQTVMIVMNTSNDEKTIKPERFSEITKGFTKARNVALGWTADLTVPEWKVPGKTIWVLELGK; via the coding sequence ATGAGAAAGTTTTTTGGAATTGCGATTTGCCTTTGCTTTATCAATTTTTTGTTCGCTCAACAAAGCGTTGACGTTTATCCAAATCATTGGTGGGCGGGAATGAAGGAGCAAAAGTTGCAGTTGATGATCCATTCCACCAACATCGCGAAGCAGAATCTTATACTCCAACCTTATGCGGGTGTGAAATTGGTGAAAGTGAACACCGTTGAAAATCCTAACTATGTTTTTGTAGACTTGCTGGTAACGCCGTCAGCAAAGGCAGGAAGCTTTGACTTAAAATCGGGAAGTAATACCATCAATTACGAGTTAAAACCCCGCCGTTCCGGCAAAGGAACGCAATATGCACAAGGCGTTACGTCATCCGATTTTATTTACCTCATCATGCCCGACCGTTTTTCAAACGGCGATTACACGAACGATACACTTTCGATTTATCGGGACAAAAAAATAAACCGCGGTGATTATTTTGCGCGGCATGGCGGCGATATTCAAGGCGTCATCAGTCATCTTGATTACCTCAAAGACCTTGGTGTGTCAACGGTTTGGTTAACGCCTGTTTTGGAGAACGACATGCCGAACCGCACCGAACACGGTTATGCTATCACCAATCATTACAAAGTAGATTCAAGGCTTGGCGGTGATATTGCTTATAAAAATTTAAGCGATGAATTGCACAAGCGGGGAATGAAACTGATTCAGGATGCGGTTTATAATCACTGCGGCTTGTACAATTTTCTCATTCAGGACATGCCCATGAAAGATTGGGTGCACCAATGGCCCTCGTACACCAACACGACTTACAAAGACGGACCGCTGATGGACGTTCATGCGTCAAAGCGTGATGAAAAAATTATGAGTGACGGTTGGTTCACGCCACAAATGCCCGATCTCAATCAAAGCAATCCTTACGTCGCAAACTTTCTCATTCAAAACGCCATTTGGTGCGTGGAAGAATTTGGCGTGGACGGCTGGCGAATTGATACTTATATCTACAACGATCTGGATTTTATGAACCGTTGCAACAAGGCGTTGACGGACGAATATCCGAAGATGACCATGTTTGGCGAAACCTGGGTGCACGGCGTGTTAAACCAGGCTTACTTCACCCAAAACAATCTTACCAACATTCGATTCAAAAGCAATTTAATTGGCACTACCGATTTTCAAACAAACCTGTACGGTATTGCGCCGGCACTTACGCAGGCCTTCGGATGGACGGAAGGTGTGAACAAACTTTACCAAACGCTTGCAAACGATTTCGTTTACCAACATCCGGAAAACGAAGTGGTGTTTTTAGATAACCACGACATGAGCCGTTTTTACTCGCAAGTAAACGAGGATTTGGCCAAGCTGAAAATGGGAATTGGCTGGCTACTCACAACCCGCGGTATTCCCGAAATGTATTACGGCACCGAGATTCTATTGAAAGGTTATTCTAACCCGGATGGCCTTGTTCGCAGCGACTTTATAGGCGGTTGGAAAGAAGACGCGCAAAACAAATTCACATCACAAGAGCGATCAGATAGCGAAAACGAAGTTTTTAATTGGACAAGAACGCTGGCAAATTTTCGCAAGAATTCCCCGGCAATCAGGACAGGAAAGCTGATGCAGTTTGTGCCTGAAGATTGGGTGTACGTTTATTTCCGTTACACTGACAAGCAAACCGTGATGATAGTAATGAACACGAGCAACGATGAAAAGACCATCAAACCCGAACGTTTCTCTGAAATCACCAAAGGTTTTACGAAAGCGAGAAATGTTGCTCTCGGTTGGACCGCTGATTTAACCGTGCCGGAATGGAAAGTGCCCGGGAAAACAATTTGGGTTTTGGAGTTGGGGAAATAG
- a CDS encoding MFS transporter, with amino-acid sequence MSVGFFGIQFGWDLQRANMGRIYENLGANPDQVPLLFLAAPLTGLLVQPVIGYMSDRTWHPQWGRRRPYFMVGAILSSIALVFMPHSSSLFMAAGLLWVMDVFGNVSMEPFRAFVTDKLPDSQVNRGFIMQSFMIGLGGSIASSLPWVFTNIFHFQNTAAKGLIAENVKFSFYTGAFFFLSAVLYTVFTSKEYPPTDLDRMKKAQESNKGFGGGAREILHALRNMPKRMRIVSLIQFFTWPGLFLMWFYYTTAVAVNVFHGKDASDPVYAQGADFGSLTLAFYSVVTFLFALVLPFIADKLGRKTTHSLCLLCGAVGLISVSWVTNKYMLYGCMTGVGIAWASILSMPYAMLSGSLPRDKVGIYMGIFNFFIVLPEIIASLGFGWLMKNVLNNDRLLAVEVGGGLMILAALICFFFVKEKKGEAEVEPLSDELKILEERSV; translated from the coding sequence ATGAGCGTAGGATTCTTCGGAATTCAGTTTGGCTGGGATTTGCAAAGAGCCAACATGGGCCGTATTTATGAAAACCTCGGCGCCAATCCCGACCAGGTTCCGCTTTTGTTTTTGGCCGCACCGCTGACAGGCTTACTGGTTCAGCCCGTTATTGGTTACATGAGTGACCGGACCTGGCATCCGCAGTGGGGAAGACGACGGCCTTATTTCATGGTTGGCGCTATTTTGAGCTCTATTGCTTTGGTTTTTATGCCGCACAGTAGTTCATTATTTATGGCGGCAGGTTTGTTGTGGGTAATGGACGTTTTTGGCAACGTTTCAATGGAACCGTTCCGCGCCTTCGTTACAGATAAACTTCCGGATTCGCAGGTAAACCGAGGATTTATCATGCAAAGCTTCATGATTGGTTTGGGCGGCAGCATTGCGTCTTCTTTGCCGTGGGTGTTTACCAATATTTTCCACTTTCAAAACACCGCTGCAAAAGGTTTGATTGCAGAAAACGTAAAGTTTTCGTTTTATACCGGCGCTTTCTTTTTTCTGTCGGCTGTTTTGTACACTGTGTTTACCTCAAAGGAATATCCTCCAACCGATCTCGATCGCATGAAAAAAGCGCAGGAGTCAAATAAAGGATTTGGCGGGGGAGCGAGGGAAATTTTGCATGCACTCCGGAACATGCCCAAGCGAATGCGAATTGTTTCGCTGATTCAATTTTTTACTTGGCCGGGACTTTTTTTGATGTGGTTTTATTACACAACGGCCGTTGCGGTAAACGTTTTTCACGGCAAAGACGCAAGTGATCCCGTTTATGCACAAGGTGCAGACTTTGGCAGCCTGACGCTTGCGTTTTATAGTGTTGTCACGTTTCTGTTTGCATTGGTATTGCCTTTTATTGCCGACAAGCTTGGACGAAAAACCACGCATTCACTCTGCCTTCTGTGCGGCGCAGTGGGATTGATCAGCGTGAGTTGGGTAACCAATAAATACATGCTGTACGGTTGCATGACCGGCGTGGGCATTGCCTGGGCCAGCATCTTGTCCATGCCATATGCCATGTTAAGCGGCTCGCTTCCACGAGACAAGGTGGGAATTTACATGGGCATCTTTAATTTCTTTATTGTGTTGCCCGAAATCATTGCATCGCTGGGCTTTGGATGGCTGATGAAAAACGTGTTGAACAACGACCGGTTGTTGGCAGTGGAAGTGGGCGGTGGGCTGATGATTTTGGCGGCGTTAATCTGCTTCTTTTTTGTAAAAGAGAAGAAAGGCGAAGCGGAGGTAGAGCCCTTGTCAGATGAATTAAAAATTTTGGAAGAACGATCAGTTTGA
- a CDS encoding glucose-1-phosphate adenylyltransferase, giving the protein MSRQVLSVILGGGAGTRLQPLTSNRSKPAVPIAGKYRLVDIPISNCLNSGITRMFVLTMFNSASLNRHIKNTYHFSAFSSAFVDILAAEQTPDNPTWFQGTADAVRQGLRHIEPFDSEYILILSGDQLYQIDFQDMIKAHKDAGADITIATIPVTAKEASEFGICKITDGMITSFTEKPKSGLEDWISDTGEEMRGKGKEYLASMGIYVFNRELLFDLLQNEFAHATDFGKEIIPQSIGKYKVASYQYEGYWEDIGNIPAFFHANIALTKDIPEFNLFDNTRAIYTRARMLPPAKVSGTQIENSILGDGSIVHAKHLENVVIGIRSRVEHETTIINTYMMGSDYYETLEDIRHAQEHGVPQLGVGYRCHIQNAILDKNVRIGDDVRIMGGTHLADEDTPLYTIREGIVVVKKGAVLPNGFTLGV; this is encoded by the coding sequence ATGAGCAGACAAGTTTTATCCGTTATTCTGGGCGGCGGCGCAGGCACAAGACTTCAACCATTAACGTCCAACAGAAGCAAGCCTGCTGTACCCATTGCTGGCAAATATCGCCTCGTTGACATTCCCATTTCCAACTGTTTAAATTCGGGCATTACCCGCATGTTCGTGTTGACCATGTTCAACTCGGCATCACTGAACCGCCACATAAAAAACACCTATCACTTCAGCGCCTTTAGTTCGGCTTTTGTGGACATACTTGCCGCCGAGCAAACACCGGACAACCCAACCTGGTTTCAAGGCACAGCGGACGCCGTGCGGCAAGGCCTGCGGCACATTGAGCCTTTCGACAGCGAATACATTTTGATTCTGTCGGGCGACCAACTTTACCAGATAGATTTTCAAGACATGATCAAGGCGCACAAAGACGCAGGCGCCGACATCACCATTGCCACCATTCCCGTTACGGCCAAGGAAGCATCGGAGTTTGGTATTTGTAAAATCACCGACGGCATGATTACTTCCTTTACCGAGAAACCAAAATCGGGTTTGGAAGATTGGATAAGCGACACGGGAGAAGAGATGCGTGGCAAAGGAAAAGAGTACCTGGCTTCGATGGGCATTTACGTGTTTAACCGCGAACTGCTGTTTGATCTCTTGCAAAATGAATTTGCACACGCAACCGATTTTGGCAAAGAAATCATTCCACAAAGCATCGGCAAATACAAAGTGGCTTCGTACCAATACGAAGGTTATTGGGAAGACATCGGGAATATTCCGGCTTTCTTTCACGCCAACATTGCTCTGACAAAGGACATTCCTGAGTTTAATCTTTTTGACAATACCCGCGCTATTTATACCCGTGCCCGCATGTTGCCGCCGGCAAAAGTGAGCGGCACCCAGATTGAAAACAGCATCCTGGGCGATGGAAGCATTGTGCATGCAAAGCATCTGGAGAACGTTGTGATTGGCATTCGTTCGCGGGTGGAGCACGAGACTACCATCATTAATACGTACATGATGGGCAGCGATTATTACGAGACGCTTGAAGACATTCGCCACGCACAGGAACACGGAGTGCCGCAACTGGGCGTAGGCTACCGCTGCCACATTCAAAACGCCATTCTTGACAAAAACGTGCGCATCGGCGATGACGTGCGCATCATGGGCGGTACGCATTTGGCCGACGAAGACACACCACTTTACACAATCAGGGAAGGAATTGTGGTGGTGAAGAAAGGAGCGGTGTTGCCGAACGGTTTCACGCTGGGCGTATAA
- a CDS encoding glycogen synthase, translated as MEIIHVSAECFPVAKAGGLGDVAGALPKYQNKLGHTAKVVMPMYRTKFLYQNEWELVHEGSQNSGSHYFNYSIIREKTNKLGFELYLVDINGLLDREKIYGYGDDTQRFLCFQIAVCDWMSRWTYKPDIVHCHDHQTGLIPFMLKNCFAFKHMADVPTVFTIHNAQYQGQFSWDKWNTLPSYDAYTWGGLDWNNAINPLASAVKCAWRVTTVSPSYLDELRYQAAGLENLMEYERGKCVGILNGIDADVWDPSKDSMIAKNYDEHDVKDGKRKNKKELCARFGLDPDKPLFTFIGRLVGEKAADVLPDAIRSSIYHHHGKVSFLILGSGEPDVEGRLEEVKDQFSGFVSTFIGYNESLSHLLYAGADFLLMPSRVEPCGLNQMYALRYGTVPMVRSTGGLKDTVRDFGEWQGFGIRFNNASVEDISYSVGRAVDLYYNKKDLYTWMRSYMMHIDHSWDASASEYIALYESVKV; from the coding sequence ATGGAAATAATACACGTATCGGCTGAATGTTTTCCGGTGGCAAAAGCAGGTGGATTGGGTGATGTTGCAGGCGCCTTGCCAAAATATCAAAACAAGTTGGGACATACGGCCAAAGTGGTGATGCCGATGTATCGCACCAAATTTCTTTATCAAAACGAGTGGGAACTTGTGCACGAGGGTTCGCAAAACTCCGGCTCTCATTATTTCAATTACTCCATCATTCGCGAGAAGACAAACAAGCTTGGTTTTGAACTTTATCTTGTTGACATCAACGGCCTGCTCGACCGCGAAAAAATTTACGGTTACGGTGATGATACGCAACGCTTTCTTTGTTTTCAAATAGCTGTGTGCGATTGGATGAGCCGCTGGACTTACAAGCCCGACATTGTGCATTGCCACGACCATCAAACGGGTTTGATCCCCTTCATGCTAAAAAACTGTTTTGCGTTCAAACACATGGCCGATGTGCCTACTGTATTTACCATTCACAACGCTCAATACCAGGGACAGTTTAGTTGGGACAAGTGGAATACGCTGCCTTCGTATGACGCGTACACCTGGGGCGGTCTTGATTGGAACAACGCCATTAATCCCCTGGCATCGGCCGTTAAGTGTGCCTGGAGGGTAACAACGGTCAGTCCGAGTTATTTGGATGAATTGCGCTACCAGGCTGCCGGCCTCGAAAATTTAATGGAGTACGAACGCGGCAAATGCGTCGGTATTTTGAACGGCATTGATGCCGATGTTTGGGACCCGTCAAAGGACAGCATGATTGCAAAGAATTATGACGAGCACGATGTGAAAGATGGCAAGCGAAAAAACAAAAAAGAATTGTGCGCAAGGTTTGGTCTTGATCCCGATAAACCGCTCTTTACATTTATTGGAAGGTTGGTGGGAGAGAAGGCTGCCGATGTCTTGCCCGATGCCATTCGTTCTTCTATTTATCACCATCACGGCAAGGTCAGTTTTTTGATTCTTGGTTCAGGCGAGCCCGATGTTGAAGGCCGGCTGGAAGAAGTAAAAGATCAATTTAGCGGCTTTGTAAGCACTTTTATTGGTTACAACGAGAGTTTAAGTCACCTGCTGTATGCGGGTGCGGATTTTTTGCTGATGCCAAGCCGCGTAGAGCCCTGTGGTCTAAACCAGATGTATGCTTTGCGTTACGGCACGGTCCCCATGGTGCGCAGCACCGGTGGATTAAAAGATACCGTTCGTGATTTTGGCGAATGGCAAGGCTTTGGTATCCGGTTTAACAACGCTTCGGTTGAAGACATTTCGTACAGTGTGGGAAGAGCCGTGGATTTATACTACAACAAAAAAGATTTGTACACCTGGATGCGCAGCTACATGATGCACATTGATCATTCCTGGGATGCATCGGCAAGCGAGTACATTGCGTTGTACGAGTCAGTGAAGGTTTAG
- a CDS encoding MFS transporter — MATSMGPNKPAIARTNAQPIPTNYGALTTLVTVFFFWGFIAAGNSIFIPFCKHYFHLDQFQSQLVDFAFYTAYYFGALGLYLYGAFGGLDLVAKWGYKKSIVYGLLFSALGAVAMIVAVNANAFAGMLVGLFIVALGFSLQQTAAQPFAISLGDPATGTGRVNLGGGVNSFGTMIGPIVVAFALFGTTAAVSDEKIQSLGLSKVIVLYVCVGILFIAAAALFYFSKKVPAGISTEKQEKSSKALTALLVMTGLLIIMFAPVFSSYNSKEAKRIETLEKETGDENTKAVALLQSTVAPADSVFAKSFFADKSDAVINKQLDSLNQINPANIAAVKTIKSGNDARAAEIATLKHPLEQKRMYWLFGALAVVVITLLFSNASAQRNPAGWGAMQYPQLVLGMIGILVYVGVEVTIVSNISELLKQPAFGSIPSSQAAPYISLYWGSLMIGRWAGSVSVFNLKPSTKQLMTILVPIIAFGIVVAVNAISQYDVRPLYLYIVCVLVQIVAFYISKDKPARTLLIFASLGMLAMLIGLFSTGNFAIYAFLSGGLFCSIMWPAIFTLSVTGLGKYTTQGSAFLIMMILGGGIIPPIQGKLADFLQSRSTEVGTGIHQSYWVPVVCFAYLAFFAFAVKGILKRQGINYEEIDETISPLSTEPEAAIEITKN; from the coding sequence ATGGCAACATCCATGGGGCCAAACAAGCCCGCGATTGCACGCACAAACGCGCAACCCATTCCAACCAATTACGGTGCGTTAACCACGCTTGTCACGGTGTTCTTTTTTTGGGGCTTTATTGCCGCCGGCAACAGCATCTTCATCCCTTTTTGCAAACACTATTTTCATCTCGACCAATTTCAAAGCCAATTGGTGGACTTTGCTTTTTACACCGCATATTATTTTGGTGCATTGGGTCTTTATTTATACGGTGCTTTCGGGGGTCTTGACCTTGTGGCAAAATGGGGCTATAAAAAAAGCATCGTGTACGGCTTGTTGTTTTCGGCACTTGGCGCAGTGGCCATGATTGTCGCCGTTAACGCCAATGCTTTTGCCGGAATGTTGGTCGGCCTTTTCATTGTGGCACTTGGTTTTTCACTTCAACAAACTGCTGCGCAACCTTTTGCTATTTCTTTAGGAGATCCCGCAACGGGCACCGGCCGCGTAAACCTTGGCGGCGGCGTTAATTCGTTTGGAACGATGATAGGACCTATCGTTGTTGCCTTTGCTTTGTTTGGAACAACCGCTGCCGTTTCCGATGAAAAGATTCAATCGCTTGGATTGAGCAAGGTGATCGTTCTTTATGTCTGCGTTGGTATCTTATTTATTGCAGCAGCAGCGTTATTTTATTTTTCCAAAAAAGTACCGGCGGGCATCTCTACCGAAAAGCAGGAAAAAAGCAGCAAGGCGCTCACTGCTTTGCTTGTCATGACCGGTTTATTAATTATCATGTTTGCGCCTGTGTTCAGCAGCTACAACTCAAAAGAAGCTAAACGCATAGAAACGTTGGAAAAAGAAACAGGCGACGAGAATACAAAAGCGGTTGCTTTGTTGCAAAGCACCGTTGCTCCTGCTGACAGCGTCTTTGCAAAAAGCTTTTTTGCCGATAAGTCCGATGCCGTCATTAACAAACAATTGGATTCCTTGAACCAAATCAACCCGGCAAACATTGCCGCGGTAAAAACAATCAAAAGCGGCAACGATGCAAGAGCTGCTGAAATCGCAACGCTGAAACATCCGCTTGAACAAAAAAGAATGTATTGGCTTTTTGGTGCGCTGGCCGTGGTGGTGATTACGCTTTTGTTTTCCAACGCAAGTGCACAGCGAAATCCTGCGGGATGGGGCGCCATGCAGTATCCGCAGCTTGTTTTGGGCATGATTGGCATCCTCGTTTATGTAGGCGTTGAAGTAACGATAGTCTCCAACATCAGCGAACTGCTAAAACAACCAGCCTTTGGTTCCATCCCTTCTTCGCAGGCTGCGCCGTACATTTCCTTGTATTGGGGAAGTTTGATGATTGGCCGTTGGGCCGGTTCGGTTTCGGTATTTAATCTAAAGCCGTCAACAAAACAATTGATGACCATTCTTGTTCCCATCATTGCTTTTGGAATCGTGGTAGCAGTAAACGCCATCTCGCAATACGACGTGCGTCCGCTTTATTTATACATCGTTTGCGTGCTGGTGCAAATTGTCGCTTTCTACATTAGCAAAGACAAGCCCGCACGAACGCTGCTCATCTTTGCAAGCCTTGGCATGTTGGCCATGTTGATTGGCTTGTTTAGCACCGGAAACTTTGCCATCTATGCTTTCCTGAGCGGCGGCCTTTTCTGCTCTATCATGTGGCCGGCAATTTTTACACTTTCCGTTACGGGTTTGGGAAAATACACAACGCAGGGTTCTGCTTTTTTAATCATGATGATTCTTGGAGGTGGTATCATTCCACCCATACAAGGAAAGCTTGCCGACTTTTTGCAAAGCCGCTCGACAGAAGTAGGAACCGGTATTCACCAAAGCTATTGGGTGCCTGTAGTTTGTTTTGCCTACCTTGCCTTCTTTGCCTTTGCCGTGAAAGGGATTTTGAAAAGACAGGGAATTAATTACGAAGAAATAGACGAAACAATTTCTCCGCTTTCAACCGAACCCGAAGCGGCCATTGAAATCACGAAAAATTAG
- a CDS encoding ROK family protein yields the protein MIDLSNEFAVGIDIGGTNTKYGLVNHRGEIMEKGELRTDAHPQIESFIDALYEALEPIIKRHEADGKVKGIGIGAPNGNFYTGTIDYAPNLLWRGIIPLAKLVTEKFNLPAALTNDANAAAVGEMNYGAARGMRDFIMITLGTGVGSGIVANGQLIYGHDGFAGELGHTIIRPGGRKHWSTDLDGSLEAYCSATGIVLTAKELLEQSKEDSTLRKLNPDDITSKEIYECAVNGDKIAQEVYRFTGQILGEALANFVMFSSPEAIVLFGGVIKAGDLIMEPTREHMEKNLLPIFQDKVKLVFSELKEADAAILGASALVWDIRE from the coding sequence ATGATTGACCTCTCAAACGAGTTTGCCGTTGGCATTGACATTGGCGGCACCAACACCAAGTACGGTCTCGTAAACCACCGCGGCGAGATCATGGAAAAAGGCGAGTTGCGAACAGACGCACACCCGCAAATAGAAAGTTTTATTGACGCCTTGTACGAAGCCCTGGAACCCATCATTAAACGCCACGAAGCGGATGGAAAAGTAAAAGGCATCGGCATTGGCGCACCCAACGGAAATTTTTACACAGGCACTATTGATTACGCTCCTAACCTGCTTTGGAGAGGAATCATTCCGCTAGCCAAACTGGTCACGGAAAAATTTAATCTTCCCGCAGCGCTTACCAACGATGCAAATGCGGCCGCTGTTGGCGAAATGAATTACGGCGCAGCCCGCGGCATGAGAGATTTTATCATGATTACGCTGGGAACAGGCGTTGGCAGCGGCATTGTGGCAAACGGCCAATTGATTTATGGTCACGACGGCTTTGCCGGAGAACTGGGACACACCATTATTCGTCCGGGCGGACGAAAACATTGGTCAACGGATTTGGACGGTTCTCTGGAAGCTTACTGCTCTGCTACGGGCATTGTGCTTACGGCAAAAGAACTTTTAGAACAAAGTAAAGAAGACAGCACATTGCGTAAGTTAAACCCCGACGACATTACCTCGAAAGAGATTTACGAATGCGCAGTGAACGGCGATAAAATTGCGCAGGAAGTTTACCGCTTTACGGGACAAATTCTGGGCGAAGCGCTGGCAAACTTTGTGATGTTTTCTTCTCCTGAAGCTATTGTGCTTTTTGGCGGGGTCATTAAAGCCGGCGATCTGATTATGGAGCCCACGCGTGAGCACATGGAAAAAAACCTGCTGCCCATTTTTCAGGATAAGGTAAAGCTGGTGTTCAGCGAACTGAAAGAGGCCGACGCAGCGATACTGGGCGCAAGTGCGCTTGTGTGGGACATTCGGGAATGA
- a CDS encoding lectin-like domain-containing protein, with amino-acid sequence MKRFVKQFPLFLFFLCCRQTLFSQYILNGSAQKNSCNCYTLTQATTFQSGSVWNGNKISLNNSFDFWFKVFLGCNDTNGADGIVFMLQPISTSVGSSGEGMGFAGVSPSIGITLDTWQNPNLNDPAFDHISIQANGIVAHGNDLAGPVPIWSTSDNVEDCQWHTLRISWDANTKWLRTYFDGMLRLQKQIDLVTAIFNNDPNVYWGFSGATGGAVNLQQFCTALDPLFATNFPNNTGCEGIPVVFTDASVSFAPIVSYNWSFGDGTTSTLAAPPPHLYTSPGNYAVNLKIKGKDGCENDSTKTIIIAANPSATPIKVFDTCFGYEPRLLYTPQATVNYHWQLDGAATTGNPAPSLSNLSAGSHQLQVVASSNYGCGQPVVSATDFFVKPAPLIDADVHDGCTNELLSFNGLQLDNASTIGKWHWQIETSRFLTGQNVQTVFDQQGFYSVRLWAEADNGCTSDTVGKTIKIAKAFLVANDTTVLQNVTSQLNVQTNGSVSWQPVTGLSNPAVANPFVTLNNNQTYTVIATTPEGCTASGTLVVKVFTGPTVYVPTAFTPNGDGRNDVLLPVYVGIKELKQFAVFNRWGQVVFSTNDAGKGWDGKVASGTFVWLISVVNYLGQPVLLKGTVTVIR; translated from the coding sequence GTGAAGCGTTTTGTTAAACAATTTCCGCTATTCCTCTTTTTCCTTTGCTGCAGGCAAACGCTTTTTTCGCAATACATTCTGAACGGTTCGGCACAAAAAAATTCCTGCAACTGTTACACGTTAACACAAGCTACCACCTTTCAAAGCGGAAGCGTTTGGAACGGCAATAAAATAAGCCTGAACAATTCCTTTGATTTTTGGTTCAAAGTTTTCCTGGGCTGCAACGACACAAACGGCGCCGACGGCATTGTGTTTATGCTGCAACCCATCAGCACAAGCGTCGGTTCTTCTGGCGAAGGCATGGGCTTTGCCGGCGTATCGCCTTCCATAGGCATTACGCTTGACACCTGGCAAAACCCTAATCTCAACGATCCTGCCTTCGATCACATCAGCATACAAGCAAACGGCATCGTTGCACACGGAAACGATCTTGCTGGCCCCGTTCCAATATGGTCAACAAGCGACAACGTAGAAGATTGCCAGTGGCACACCTTGCGCATTAGCTGGGACGCAAATACAAAATGGCTGCGCACCTATTTCGATGGCATGCTGCGTTTGCAAAAACAGATTGATTTAGTAACGGCCATCTTCAATAATGATCCAAATGTTTATTGGGGTTTCTCTGGCGCAACGGGCGGCGCTGTCAACCTTCAACAATTTTGTACGGCGCTCGACCCGCTCTTCGCTACCAATTTTCCAAACAATACCGGTTGCGAAGGCATCCCGGTCGTTTTCACCGACGCTTCTGTTTCATTTGCGCCAATCGTTAGTTATAACTGGAGTTTTGGTGACGGCACAACGAGTACGCTTGCAGCACCGCCACCGCATCTTTATACTTCACCCGGCAATTACGCGGTTAACTTAAAAATCAAAGGAAAAGACGGTTGCGAAAACGATTCGACAAAAACAATCATCATTGCCGCCAATCCTTCTGCTACACCAATAAAAGTATTTGATACGTGTTTCGGCTATGAGCCAAGGTTGTTGTATACACCGCAAGCCACTGTCAATTATCACTGGCAACTTGATGGCGCTGCAACGACGGGAAATCCGGCTCCATCCTTAAGCAATTTATCTGCTGGCAGTCATCAGCTACAAGTTGTAGCCAGTTCCAATTACGGCTGCGGTCAGCCAGTTGTTTCTGCAACTGATTTTTTTGTCAAGCCAGCGCCTTTAATAGATGCGGATGTACACGACGGTTGCACAAACGAATTGCTTTCCTTCAACGGCCTGCAATTGGACAATGCATCAACGATTGGCAAATGGCATTGGCAAATTGAGACCAGCAGATTTTTAACGGGGCAAAACGTGCAAACCGTTTTTGATCAACAAGGTTTTTATAGCGTTCGTTTATGGGCTGAAGCGGACAACGGATGCACTTCCGACACGGTAGGGAAAACGATAAAAATTGCAAAAGCTTTTCTTGTGGCAAACGATACAACGGTGCTACAAAACGTTACTTCGCAGTTGAACGTTCAAACCAATGGAAGCGTTTCGTGGCAGCCTGTCACGGGTCTTTCAAACCCGGCTGTTGCCAATCCCTTTGTTACTTTAAACAACAATCAAACTTATACCGTTATTGCAACAACGCCGGAAGGTTGCACCGCCAGCGGCACCTTGGTTGTGAAGGTTTTTACGGGGCCAACGGTTTACGTACCCACTGCTTTTACACCCAACGGCGACGGCCGAAATGATGTGCTGCTTCCGGTTTACGTGGGCATCAAAGAGTTGAAGCAGTTTGCGGTGTTTAACCGTTGGGGACAAGTGGTTTTTAGTACGAACGATGCTGGCAAAGGATGGGATGGAAAGGTTGCATCGGGAACGTTTGTCTGGCTAATCAGTGTCGTAAATTATCTTGGGCAACCCGTGCTTTTGAAAGGCACGGTGACGGTGATTCGGTAA